The window CTAGGTCAATATAGAGAACTAACTAAATCAGAAATAAATTTATTAAAAAATAAACTAAATTCAAATTAAAAGATCAATTATTTGTAATTTAAATTTTTTAATAATGAGTTTCTGATTTTTTTAAAACTCAGAACAATATTTGATAAAGAATATTTTTCATCTCATCATAAAGATGGAAAAATTATGTGGTTAAAAAATAATGTAATCCAAAATCATTTTACTAACTACTTAAATTTATAACAATATAAAACAAATTAAAAATAATTCTTAACAAAAGAAAGCAATATATTGGTTTATAGAATTCTTTAATTACTTTTTAATCAAAATATTCATTTAATACAAAATTATTAAATATTTTTTCTTTTAGCAACTCTAATTAAAATTTAATTTAAAGATTTGTTGTCTTTGTTTTTGCATTCATCATATCCATTTGATTGTCTTCATACAATAAAAGTTGATACTGATGATGGAGTATTTAAAATAATATCTTCTTGAAGAATAAAGTTTTTATCGATAATTTTTTTATGCATTTATTTAACTTTATTTTGTTATTTTTTTGGAAATATATTAATTCTTTCATAATGTTTAGTAATATATTTTATAAATCGATTTTGAGTATCTTTTTTGTTTAATAAATTAAGAATTTTATTTGATAATCTTTGTTTTAAATTATTTAATATACTTGATTTTATTTCATTATTTATAGAATTGGAAGAAAATTGAGTATTTTTATTAATCATAAATTTTCTAGTCTTTAAATCAAAATAAATAATACCATTTTCAAATTCTTTATCATGATTAGGACAAAGCATAAAACCATTTACACCATCTACAGCTTGAAATTGAGCTTCCTTTTTACTTAGAGTACCATTTTTAAATTCTTTTCTTATATCACTAAATCTATGGATATGACTTGCTTGTAAATTTAGTCCATAATTACATGCAAAACACTCATAATTAAAGTTATATTCTTTTAAAATATTATTTCTAAAGACGGTTTGTCTTCTTATAATATCATCTTCTGTGTCTAAATTTTCATCTACAAAAATACTGTTTTGTTCCAGTAAATTATTTATAACATTAAATCCAGCATCTTGAATTATTTTAATTTTTTTGGTATAGCTTTTATGTTTATATTCTTGATAAATAATAAAATATAAATTTTCAATATTTCATTGCTCTTTTTTAGTTTCTAATAATTTAATAACTAAAAATAAATCTCCTCATTTTGCACCATCAAATATATCCTTTTTTCCAACATCTTTTTTATTATCCACACCATAAACATTAACATTATTTGTTTGTAATTCTTTTAGCAATCAAATACCATTATTTCCTTTATTAGTATTCCTTGATGCTTTTTTTGC is drawn from Mycoplasma miroungirhinis and contains these coding sequences:
- a CDS encoding DUF4357 domain-containing protein, translating into MHKKIIDKNFILQEDIILNTPSSVSTFIVWRQSNGYDECKNKDNKSLN
- a CDS encoding HNH endonuclease; this translates as MVINVSINLYKSLKNKFLKENKNYTDNQIIELSNQSIYQTLFYDKYINETYKNCNFIEIQQPFQGVIVNNDFIVFFSMILSNDFRVKGRNTFLSQGFYPAYKVAKKLNLPVKVSLNPYSVMKRIENNLDPKFIPSKKLTNIRTTISEMKLLQIEFSLTLNDIENFFDDNLQSYLNAKKASRNTNKGNNGIWLLKELQTNNVNVYGVDNKKDVGKKDIFDGAKWGDLFLVIKLLETKKEQWNIENLYFIIYQEYKHKSYTKKIKIIQDAGFNVINNLLEQNSIFVDENLDTEDDIIRRQTVFRNNILKEYNFNYECFACNYGLNLQASHIHRFSDIRKEFKNGTLSKKEAQFQAVDGVNGFMLCPNHDKEFENGIIYFDLKTRKFMINKNTQFSSNSINNEIKSSILNNLKQRLSNKILNLLNKKDTQNRFIKYITKHYERINIFPKK